In one window of Chryseobacterium sp. JV274 DNA:
- a CDS encoding aldehyde dehydrogenase produces the protein MEIERILLNQRDFFTTQQTKNLAFRKMYLEKLKSLIIANEKMLYEAINKDFGKSEFDTFTTELSFILNDINYYIKNLKSLSKPKKVSTNLVNQLGSSKVHADPLGCVLVIGAWNYPYQLSLSPVIAAMAAGNCCILKPSEIAENTMKAMAFIINENFPPEYLYVYEGGIDETTALLKLKFDKIFFTGSTKVGKIVYKAAAEHLTPVTLELGGKSPAIVTKNANLEIAAKRIVWGKFLNAGQTCVAPDYLLVEETIQEQFLEMLRKYIKEFKYEAGSGQYTKIINQRNFQRLIHLIDKDRIYSGGSFDEEKLHIEPTILNPINWNDEIMQEEIFGPLLPVISFQSYNAVLNSVLELEKPLAAYLFTNNSEEKEIFTRKLSFGGGCINDTVMHLSNDHLPFGGVGSSGIGNYHGKYGFEAFSHQKAVLEKATWGEPNIKYPPYSEKKLSWIKRLM, from the coding sequence ATGGAAATTGAAAGAATTTTACTGAACCAAAGGGATTTTTTTACAACACAGCAGACCAAAAATCTTGCTTTCCGGAAAATGTATCTTGAGAAGCTTAAAAGCCTTATTATTGCTAATGAGAAAATGCTGTATGAAGCGATTAACAAAGATTTTGGAAAATCCGAATTTGATACTTTCACAACAGAGCTATCTTTTATTCTGAATGATATCAATTATTATATCAAGAATTTAAAATCTCTTTCAAAGCCTAAAAAAGTAAGCACCAATCTTGTCAACCAGCTCGGGAGCAGTAAAGTTCATGCAGACCCTCTTGGCTGTGTATTGGTAATCGGAGCCTGGAATTATCCTTATCAGTTATCCCTTTCTCCTGTTATTGCGGCAATGGCAGCTGGAAACTGCTGTATTCTTAAGCCTAGCGAAATAGCTGAAAATACGATGAAGGCGATGGCATTTATCATCAATGAAAACTTTCCACCTGAATACCTTTACGTATACGAAGGTGGTATTGATGAAACGACAGCTCTCTTAAAATTAAAATTTGACAAAATATTTTTTACAGGAAGTACAAAGGTTGGAAAGATTGTTTACAAAGCGGCAGCAGAGCATCTTACTCCCGTAACACTTGAACTGGGAGGAAAATCTCCGGCTATTGTCACCAAAAATGCCAATCTTGAAATAGCAGCAAAAAGAATTGTATGGGGAAAATTCCTCAATGCCGGACAAACCTGCGTAGCTCCCGATTATCTGTTGGTAGAAGAAACCATTCAGGAACAGTTTCTGGAAATGCTCAGAAAATATATCAAAGAGTTTAAATATGAAGCGGGCTCCGGGCAATACACAAAAATTATTAATCAAAGAAATTTCCAGCGTCTTATACACCTTATTGATAAAGATAGAATCTATTCCGGAGGATCTTTTGATGAAGAAAAGCTACACATAGAGCCTACTATTCTGAACCCTATAAACTGGAATGACGAAATCATGCAGGAAGAGATTTTCGGACCTCTCCTGCCGGTTATCAGTTTTCAAAGCTACAATGCAGTTCTCAACTCTGTTTTGGAACTTGAAAAGCCATTGGCTGCCTATCTTTTTACCAATAATTCCGAGGAAAAAGAAATCTTTACACGGAAACTTTCTTTTGGAGGAGGCTGCATCAATGATACGGTAATGCATTTAAGTAATGATCATCTACCATTTGGAGGGGTGGGAAGTTCAGGAATAGGAAATTATCATGGGAAATATGGCTTTGAAGCCTTTTCACATCAAAAAGCTGTTCTTGAAAAAGCCACCTGGGGTGAACCGAACATCAAATATCCACCGTATTCTGAGAAAAAATTAAGCTGGATTAAGAGATTAATGTAA
- a CDS encoding thioredoxin family protein yields the protein MKKLTMLAFLGLSVIAFAQDVKNTPDKGNQKNALIVPTEQKELEAKKKAAEEKAKLPKPYDPKADAEADIKKLVAQAKKEGKNVMIQAGGNWCIWCLRFNNYVQTTPELKEIVDKNYVYYHLNFSPDNKNEKVFAQYGNPGEKFGYPVFIILDKDGKMIKVQQSDVLEEGKGYSKEKVKEFFTTWAPKKG from the coding sequence ATGAAAAAATTGACAATGTTAGCTTTCCTGGGATTAAGTGTAATCGCTTTTGCACAGGATGTAAAAAATACACCTGATAAAGGAAATCAAAAAAACGCTCTTATAGTTCCGACTGAGCAGAAAGAATTAGAAGCAAAGAAAAAAGCTGCTGAAGAAAAAGCTAAGCTGCCAAAGCCTTATGATCCAAAAGCGGATGCAGAGGCGGATATTAAAAAATTAGTAGCTCAGGCTAAGAAAGAAGGTAAAAACGTTATGATCCAGGCTGGCGGAAACTGGTGTATCTGGTGTCTTCGTTTTAATAATTATGTACAAACTACTCCTGAATTAAAGGAAATAGTGGATAAAAACTATGTCTACTATCACCTGAACTTTTCTCCGGATAATAAGAATGAAAAGGTTTTTGCCCAATATGGGAATCCGGGTGAGAAATTTGGCTATCCGGTTTTTATTATTTTAGATAAAGACGGGAAAATGATCAAGGTTCAGCAAAGTGATGTTTTAGAAGAAGGAAAAGGGTATAGCAAAGAAAAAGTAAAAGAGTTCTTTACTACCTGGGCTCCTAAAAAAGGATAA
- a CDS encoding lysophospholipid acyltransferase family protein produces the protein MNFLIKILYLISKLPLKILYIFSDVIFFLNYYLVGYRKEVITQNLKNSFPDKSEEEIKEIRKKFYLNFSDYLVETIKSFSISETEARVRMQHINQELFHDAKKEGKNIILLAGHVFNWEWINALAKIVPQAHCHPVYRKVNNDFWENQMRKVRNKFGNEALEANEVILNIFRSKNNGDSAYMFVADQTPHFAHVTYGLEFLNQRTPAFVGYDKLATRMDLVFIYCEMKKVKRGYYQVNYHRICPDGEKFTENEVVRKFHKLLENTLHKNPDNYLWSHRKWKYQDSIKNFDSEKN, from the coding sequence ATGAATTTTCTAATCAAAATATTATATCTGATCTCCAAACTTCCGCTTAAAATATTGTATATTTTTTCGGACGTGATTTTTTTCCTGAACTATTATCTGGTAGGATACAGAAAAGAGGTAATTACCCAAAATCTGAAAAACTCTTTCCCTGATAAATCGGAAGAAGAAATTAAAGAGATCCGGAAAAAATTCTACCTTAATTTTTCAGATTATCTGGTAGAAACTATCAAATCTTTCAGCATTTCTGAGACAGAAGCCAGGGTGAGAATGCAGCACATCAATCAGGAACTGTTTCATGATGCTAAAAAGGAGGGTAAAAACATTATCCTTCTGGCAGGACATGTCTTCAATTGGGAGTGGATCAATGCATTGGCAAAGATTGTTCCCCAGGCGCATTGCCATCCTGTATACAGAAAGGTAAATAATGACTTCTGGGAGAACCAGATGAGGAAGGTCCGTAATAAATTCGGAAATGAAGCATTGGAAGCCAATGAAGTGATCCTGAATATTTTCAGATCTAAAAACAATGGAGATTCAGCCTATATGTTTGTAGCAGATCAGACTCCTCACTTCGCACATGTCACGTACGGATTAGAGTTCCTGAATCAGAGAACTCCTGCTTTTGTTGGATATGATAAGCTGGCTACCAGAATGGATCTTGTTTTCATCTATTGTGAGATGAAGAAGGTAAAACGTGGTTATTATCAGGTAAATTATCATAGAATATGTCCTGATGGTGAAAAGTTTACTGAAAATGAAGTGGTAAGAAAGTTCCATAAATTATTGGAAAACACATTACACAAAAATCCGGACAACTATCTTTGGTCACACAGAAAATGGAAATACCAGGACTCCATCAAAAATTTTGATTCCGAAAAAAATTAG
- a CDS encoding glycosyltransferase family 2 protein, whose protein sequence is MQKKLAVAILNWNGRNWLEKFLPGVVQFSQNADIFVIDNLSTDDSIEFLQKNFPTVTVIKNDKNYGFAGGYNEGLKAISNEYYCLLNSDVEVTENWIEPALELLEKNPSVSAVQPKILSYHNRSYFEFAGAAGGLIDNLGYPYCRGRVFDDLEEDKGQYNDETEIFWASGCCFFIRSKDFWEQNGFDARFFAHQEEIDLCWRLINSGKKIYYTGKSKVYHVGGGTLNKQSAQKTFLNIRNNLSMMLKNLPFPQLIWLIFFRLCLDGVAGVYFGLKHGFPHLWAVVKAHFGFYGQLPGTWKLRQKSQKNQFYQSKWLIFKHFLGGR, encoded by the coding sequence ATGCAGAAAAAACTGGCAGTTGCCATCTTAAACTGGAACGGCAGAAATTGGCTTGAAAAATTTCTTCCGGGTGTGGTTCAATTTTCTCAGAATGCGGATATTTTTGTTATCGATAATCTTTCTACGGATGATTCCATTGAGTTTTTACAAAAGAATTTCCCCACAGTAACCGTTATTAAAAACGATAAAAACTATGGGTTTGCAGGAGGTTATAATGAAGGGTTGAAAGCCATCTCTAACGAATATTACTGCCTTCTCAATTCTGATGTAGAAGTTACCGAGAACTGGATAGAACCTGCTTTGGAATTATTGGAAAAAAATCCTTCCGTTTCAGCAGTACAGCCTAAAATATTATCTTATCACAATAGAAGCTATTTTGAATTTGCGGGAGCTGCCGGCGGATTGATAGACAACCTTGGATATCCTTATTGCAGAGGCAGGGTTTTTGATGACCTGGAAGAAGATAAAGGACAGTATAATGATGAAACAGAGATTTTCTGGGCATCAGGATGCTGCTTTTTCATCCGTTCAAAAGATTTCTGGGAACAGAATGGTTTTGATGCCAGATTTTTTGCCCATCAGGAGGAAATTGACCTTTGCTGGAGACTCATTAATTCCGGAAAAAAGATTTATTATACGGGAAAATCCAAAGTTTATCATGTAGGTGGTGGTACACTTAACAAACAGAGTGCACAAAAAACTTTTTTAAACATCAGAAATAACCTTTCCATGATGCTTAAGAATCTTCCCTTTCCTCAATTGATATGGCTGATCTTTTTCAGATTATGTCTGGATGGTGTTGCCGGAGTTTATTTTGGATTAAAACATGGTTTTCCACATCTGTGGGCTGTTGTAAAGGCTCATTTTGGATTTTACGGACAGCTTCCGGGAACATGGAAACTTCGTCAGAAAAGCCAAAAGAATCAGTTCTATCAATCGAAATGGCTTATTTTTAAACACTTTTTAGGTGGCAGATGA
- a CDS encoding 3'-5' exonuclease translates to MDFCAIDFETATHEKSSACEMGICVVQDSKIVETKTWLIKPPSFPYFNKFNIAVHGIQPEDVKDAPTFDEIWYEAQDMMYGSLMIAHNAGFDASVLRGCLEHYGMFTPQLSYLCSIQLAKKSWNYLPKYGLKPLAEYHKIDFTHHRAGADAEVCAKISLLAFEKLFLTSNDEVNEYLKAKIKKL, encoded by the coding sequence ATGGATTTCTGTGCAATAGATTTTGAAACGGCCACTCATGAGAAAAGTTCAGCTTGTGAGATGGGAATATGTGTGGTACAGGATTCTAAGATTGTTGAGACTAAAACCTGGCTGATCAAACCTCCGAGTTTTCCTTATTTTAATAAATTCAATATTGCGGTGCATGGTATTCAACCGGAAGACGTAAAAGATGCACCTACTTTTGATGAGATATGGTATGAAGCCCAGGATATGATGTACGGAAGCCTTATGATTGCTCATAATGCAGGATTTGATGCTTCTGTTTTAAGAGGATGTTTGGAACATTATGGGATGTTTACTCCCCAGCTCAGCTATTTGTGCAGCATACAGCTTGCCAAGAAGTCATGGAACTACCTTCCAAAATACGGTTTGAAACCTTTGGCAGAATATCATAAAATTGATTTTACCCACCACAGAGCGGGAGCAGATGCTGAAGTATGTGCAAAGATCTCTCTCCTGGCTTTTGAGAAATTGTTTCTCACCAGTAATGATGAAGTAAATGAATATTTGAAAGCGAAAATCAAAAAGCTTTAA
- the apaG gene encoding Co2+/Mg2+ efflux protein ApaG has translation MMFSKMTSNIKVSVIPEYDSKNSYPSENRYVFKYNITIENDGSFPIKVLKRKWLIFDVGFGYTEIIGDGVIGLTPEIGTNENFSYFSNVMLRSGVGNMSGKYLVKNLETQETFEIDIPKFNLLSEVLSN, from the coding sequence ATGATGTTTTCAAAAATGACTTCCAATATCAAAGTTTCAGTAATACCTGAATATGATAGTAAAAACAGTTATCCATCCGAAAACCGTTACGTTTTTAAATACAATATCACGATAGAAAATGACGGAAGCTTTCCTATCAAAGTATTGAAAAGAAAATGGTTGATTTTTGATGTAGGATTTGGATATACAGAGATTATAGGGGATGGCGTAATCGGCCTCACTCCTGAAATAGGAACAAATGAAAATTTCTCTTATTTCTCCAATGTAATGCTTCGTTCCGGAGTAGGGAATATGAGCGGAAAATACCTGGTGAAAAACCTGGAAACACAGGAAACTTTTGAAATTGATATTCCAAAATTCAATCTGTTATCTGAAGTGTTGAGTAATTAA
- the odhB gene encoding 2-oxoglutarate dehydrogenase complex dihydrolipoyllysine-residue succinyltransferase → MSVLEMKVPSPGESITEVEIATWLVKDGDYVEKDQPIAEVDSDKATLELPAEQSGIITLKAEEGDVVQVGQVVCLIDMDAKRPEGAAPAAEAPKQEEAPKAAEPAKQEAPKPAAPVAAPQTYATGAPSPAAKKILDEKGMDSAQVSGTGRDGRITKTDAELAAVPALGGSPMTATGARTTTTTKLSVLRRKIAQRLVSVKNETAMLTTFNEVDMSEIFRLRKLYKEEFAQKHGVGLGFMSFFTKAVTRALQMYPDVNASIDGDFKVNYDFCDISIAVSGPKGLMVPVLRNAENMSFASVEANIKDLAIKVRDGKITVDEMTGGTFTITNGGTFGSMMSTPIINPPQSAILGMHNIIQRPVAVDGQVVIRPMMYVAMSYDHRIIDGKESVGFLVAVKEGIDNPVEILLGGDERKGLGL, encoded by the coding sequence ATGTCAGTTTTAGAAATGAAAGTTCCTTCACCGGGCGAATCAATTACAGAAGTTGAAATTGCAACTTGGCTTGTAAAAGATGGTGATTATGTAGAAAAAGATCAACCTATCGCCGAAGTGGATTCAGATAAAGCAACTCTTGAATTGCCGGCAGAACAAAGTGGTATTATCACTTTAAAGGCAGAAGAAGGTGATGTAGTACAGGTAGGTCAGGTAGTTTGTTTAATTGATATGGATGCTAAAAGACCAGAAGGTGCTGCACCTGCTGCTGAAGCTCCAAAACAGGAAGAAGCTCCGAAAGCGGCTGAACCTGCGAAACAAGAAGCTCCAAAACCTGCAGCTCCGGTAGCGGCTCCACAAACTTATGCAACAGGAGCTCCATCTCCGGCTGCTAAGAAAATCCTTGATGAAAAAGGAATGGATTCTGCTCAGGTTTCAGGAACAGGAAGAGACGGAAGAATTACTAAAACTGATGCTGAATTAGCGGCTGTTCCTGCATTAGGAGGAAGCCCAATGACAGCTACAGGTGCTAGAACTACCACTACAACTAAACTTTCAGTTTTAAGAAGAAAAATCGCACAAAGACTGGTTTCTGTGAAGAACGAAACAGCTATGCTGACGACTTTCAACGAAGTGGATATGTCTGAAATCTTCAGATTAAGAAAACTATATAAAGAAGAATTTGCTCAGAAACACGGAGTTGGACTTGGTTTCATGTCTTTCTTTACTAAAGCGGTGACAAGAGCATTACAAATGTACCCGGATGTAAATGCATCTATCGACGGTGACTTCAAAGTAAACTACGATTTCTGTGATATTTCAATTGCAGTTTCAGGTCCTAAAGGATTAATGGTTCCTGTATTGAGAAATGCTGAAAATATGTCTTTCGCAAGCGTGGAAGCAAACATTAAAGATCTTGCTATCAAAGTAAGAGACGGTAAAATTACTGTTGACGAAATGACTGGTGGTACTTTCACTATTACAAATGGTGGTACTTTCGGATCTATGATGTCTACGCCAATTATCAACCCTCCACAGTCTGCAATCTTAGGAATGCACAACATTATCCAGAGACCGGTTGCTGTTGACGGACAGGTAGTAATTAGACCAATGATGTACGTTGCAATGTCTTATGACCACAGAATTATCGACGGTAAAGAATCTGTAGGATTCCTTGTTGCGGTAAAAGAAGGTATCGACAATCCAGTTGAAATATTATTGGGAGGTGACGAAAGAAAAGGCCTTGGTTTATAG
- a CDS encoding 2-oxoglutarate dehydrogenase E1 component: MDRFSFLNAAHSQLIEDLYQQYLKFPDSLEPSWKAFFQGFDFALENYGDDDNTQFIQASASAAPAVQQQISQAVSNGEVPEHIKKEFKVVNLIEAYRTRGHLFTKTNPVRERRHYTPTLDIENFGLSKEDLNTKFNCAVETGMKEPATLADLIKHLESIYCDSIGVEYTYINNVEEKDFIKRWLQVNENHPSLSANEKTEILLKLNQAVAFENYLHTKFVGQKRFSLEGGETLIPALDQLISRSSQLGVDEVVLGMAHRGRLNVLTNIFGKSYKQIFSEFEGKEFEEDVFSGDVKYHLGSSKKIKTASGEEVCINLTPNPSHLETVAALVEGICRAKVDDKYKDYSKVLPIIIHGDGAIAGQGIAYEVAQMMTLEGYRTGGTVHIVVNNQVSFTTNYMDARSSTYCTDIAKVTESPVMHVNADDAEAVVHAIHFAADFRAKFGKDVYIDLLGYRKYGHNEGDEPRFTQPNLYKTISKHPNPREIYKDKLLKDSITSNDVIAKMETEFKALLDKDFDASKEIEKNVMDLFMAEDWTNYPIGKRGAVQLPVDTKYDAAKLKELALKMSTLPVDKKFINKITRLFENRIKAIEGNSLDWALGEWLAYATLLVEGHNVRISGEDVERGTFSHRHAVVKTEDTEEEYIPLRHVSESRFDVFNSHLSEYGVLGFDYGYAMASPNTLTIWEAQFGDFVNGAQIIVDQYLAAAEEKWKIQNGLVMLLPHGSEGQGAEHSSARLERFLTLCANENMVVANITSPANYFHLLRRQLKWGFRKPLIVMSPKSLLRHPKVVSPIEDFANGTFQPILDDPTADPKKVEKVVLCSGKLYFELLAKKEELNCENIALVRFEQLYPLQTDAIEAIFNKYENKKQLVWAQEEPENMGAWSYILRNFRDTGIQVVAPVPSGAPAPGSHKMFEKNQNAVINRVFDRDDAPAKRPVTA, encoded by the coding sequence ATGGACAGATTTTCATTCCTAAACGCAGCTCATTCTCAATTAATTGAGGATTTATACCAACAGTACTTAAAATTCCCAGACTCCCTAGAACCATCATGGAAAGCCTTCTTTCAAGGCTTCGATTTTGCTTTAGAGAACTATGGAGATGACGATAACACCCAGTTTATTCAGGCTTCGGCCAGCGCTGCCCCGGCAGTTCAACAACAGATTTCTCAGGCAGTATCAAACGGAGAAGTTCCTGAGCATATCAAGAAAGAATTTAAAGTAGTAAACCTTATTGAGGCTTACAGAACAAGAGGGCACCTTTTTACAAAAACAAACCCGGTAAGAGAAAGAAGACACTATACACCTACTTTAGATATCGAAAATTTCGGTCTTTCTAAAGAAGATTTAAATACAAAATTCAACTGCGCTGTTGAAACAGGAATGAAAGAGCCTGCTACATTGGCAGATTTGATCAAACATCTTGAAAGTATCTACTGCGATTCTATCGGAGTAGAATATACATACATCAACAACGTTGAAGAAAAAGATTTTATCAAAAGATGGCTTCAGGTAAATGAAAACCATCCAAGCCTTTCTGCAAACGAAAAAACAGAGATTTTATTAAAATTAAATCAGGCGGTTGCATTTGAAAACTATCTTCACACAAAATTTGTAGGACAAAAAAGATTCTCATTAGAAGGAGGTGAAACATTAATTCCGGCTTTAGATCAGTTGATCTCAAGATCTTCTCAGTTAGGAGTGGATGAAGTGGTGTTAGGAATGGCTCACAGAGGTAGACTAAACGTACTTACCAATATTTTTGGGAAATCTTACAAGCAGATTTTCTCGGAATTTGAAGGGAAGGAGTTTGAAGAAGATGTATTCTCAGGTGATGTTAAATATCACTTAGGATCATCTAAAAAGATCAAAACTGCTTCAGGAGAAGAAGTGTGTATAAACCTTACTCCGAACCCGTCTCACCTTGAGACAGTGGCTGCTTTGGTAGAAGGGATCTGCCGTGCAAAAGTAGATGACAAATACAAAGATTACTCTAAAGTATTGCCAATCATCATTCACGGTGACGGAGCTATTGCCGGACAAGGTATTGCTTACGAAGTAGCTCAGATGATGACGCTGGAAGGATACAGAACAGGAGGTACCGTTCATATCGTTGTAAATAACCAGGTTTCATTTACAACCAACTATATGGATGCAAGATCTTCAACATACTGTACAGATATCGCAAAAGTTACAGAATCTCCTGTAATGCACGTGAATGCTGACGATGCTGAAGCTGTTGTTCATGCCATCCATTTTGCTGCTGATTTCAGAGCGAAATTTGGAAAAGATGTTTATATCGACCTTTTAGGATATAGAAAATACGGACATAATGAAGGTGATGAACCAAGATTCACTCAGCCTAACTTATATAAAACAATTTCAAAACACCCGAATCCAAGAGAAATTTATAAAGATAAATTACTTAAAGACAGCATTACTTCCAATGATGTAATTGCTAAAATGGAAACGGAATTCAAAGCTCTTCTGGATAAAGATTTTGATGCTTCAAAGGAAATTGAAAAGAACGTAATGGATCTGTTCATGGCTGAAGACTGGACTAACTACCCAATCGGAAAGAGAGGAGCAGTTCAGTTGCCGGTTGATACAAAATATGATGCAGCAAAGCTGAAAGAATTAGCGCTGAAAATGTCAACACTTCCTGTTGATAAAAAATTCATCAATAAAATTACAAGACTTTTCGAAAACCGTATCAAAGCTATTGAAGGAAATTCATTAGACTGGGCATTAGGAGAGTGGTTAGCATACGCAACACTACTTGTAGAAGGTCACAACGTAAGAATTTCCGGAGAAGATGTAGAAAGAGGTACTTTCTCTCACAGACATGCGGTAGTAAAAACAGAAGATACAGAAGAAGAATATATCCCGTTAAGACACGTATCAGAAAGCAGATTTGATGTATTCAACTCTCACCTTTCAGAATATGGTGTTCTAGGTTTCGATTACGGATATGCAATGGCTTCTCCAAATACATTAACGATCTGGGAAGCTCAGTTCGGAGATTTCGTGAATGGTGCTCAGATTATTGTTGACCAATATCTTGCCGCAGCCGAAGAAAAGTGGAAAATCCAGAACGGATTGGTAATGTTATTGCCTCACGGTTCAGAAGGACAGGGAGCAGAACACTCTTCAGCAAGATTGGAAAGATTCCTTACCCTTTGTGCTAATGAAAATATGGTAGTGGCTAATATTACTTCACCTGCCAACTACTTCCATTTATTGAGAAGACAGTTGAAATGGGGCTTCAGAAAACCACTGATCGTAATGAGCCCTAAATCTTTACTGAGACATCCTAAAGTGGTTTCTCCAATTGAAGATTTTGCAAACGGTACATTCCAGCCAATCTTGGATGATCCAACTGCAGATCCTAAAAAAGTAGAAAAAGTAGTTCTTTGTTCAGGTAAACTGTACTTCGAATTATTGGCGAAGAAAGAAGAACTGAACTGTGAAAATATTGCATTAGTAAGATTCGAGCAGTTATATCCGCTTCAGACAGATGCTATTGAAGCAATCTTCAACAAATACGAAAATAAAAAACAATTGGTTTGGGCTCAGGAAGAACCTGAAAACATGGGAGCTTGGTCTTATATCCTGAGAAACTTCAGAGATACAGGAATCCAGGTGGTTGCTCCGGTACCAAGCGGTGCTCCAGCTCCAGGTAGCCACAAAATGTTTGAGAAAAACCAGAATGCAGTGATCAACAGAGTTTTCGACAGAGATGATGCTCCTGCAAAAAGACCAGTTACAGCTTAA
- a CDS encoding SRPBCC domain-containing protein — protein sequence MRIFKILTFIVVLLGGAYAASMYYFVDESKNFTIEKEIDYPVDKVFTQFNNLQNFTRWNNFFTSSQSIDIDYYTPYEGQGSAISYVDAKNNTDGEMFIRYENLNKTLKYQLFEDENENPTLVDVKFKPVSAEKTKIIWYVHTPKLAVWKRVENFWTEDRFAENIDKSMTNLKNSLGNKVEKDNQMAAIKYDSLMVENEEDKLLLGINVSTSNKKDALYKNIVMNYNKAYNFVTMDMGKRDDEFGYPILITDADNYKDKEVSYFLGIPLSKKIGVSDNNFNFRSVNPSQNYVIYYKGNYEGRIRAIQQLIQKAKKDEMRFGDIRQTFIERPMEGQDVNMKLSLSVYK from the coding sequence ATGCGTATTTTTAAGATATTAACTTTTATCGTTGTTTTGTTGGGGGGAGCTTATGCTGCTTCCATGTACTATTTTGTGGACGAAAGTAAAAATTTCACCATTGAAAAAGAGATTGATTATCCGGTAGATAAGGTATTTACCCAGTTTAATAATCTGCAGAACTTTACAAGATGGAACAACTTTTTTACCAGTTCACAATCTATCGATATTGATTACTATACGCCTTATGAAGGACAGGGAAGTGCCATCAGTTATGTAGATGCTAAAAATAATACCGATGGAGAAATGTTCATCCGGTATGAGAACCTTAATAAAACATTGAAATATCAGCTTTTTGAGGATGAAAATGAAAATCCAACGCTGGTTGATGTTAAATTTAAGCCTGTTTCTGCAGAAAAAACAAAAATAATCTGGTACGTACATACACCTAAACTGGCTGTCTGGAAAAGAGTAGAAAACTTCTGGACTGAAGACCGTTTTGCTGAAAATATCGACAAAAGCATGACGAATCTTAAAAATTCTTTAGGAAATAAAGTAGAAAAAGACAATCAGATGGCAGCAATCAAATATGACAGCCTGATGGTGGAAAATGAAGAAGACAAACTGCTGCTTGGGATCAATGTAAGTACTTCAAATAAGAAAGACGCGCTCTACAAAAATATCGTGATGAATTATAACAAAGCTTATAACTTTGTGACGATGGATATGGGAAAAAGAGATGATGAATTTGGATATCCCATCCTGATCACTGACGCGGACAATTATAAAGATAAAGAAGTTTCTTATTTTCTGGGAATTCCGCTTTCTAAGAAAATTGGAGTGTCTGACAATAATTTCAATTTCAGATCTGTAAATCCGTCTCAAAATTACGTAATCTACTATAAAGGGAACTATGAAGGACGAATTCGGGCAATTCAGCAGCTGATTCAGAAAGCCAAAAAAGACGAGATGCGCTTCGGGGATATCCGTCAGACCTTTATTGAACGTCCGATGGAAGGACAGGACGTGAACATGAAGCTCTCATTATCAGTGTATAAGTGA